Proteins from one Mycobacterium sp. EPa45 genomic window:
- a CDS encoding bifunctional phosphatase PAP2/diacylglycerol kinase family protein → MTSRSLLEGQGIRQITGGLGTLDREVFEAVAESPSLLLDKAMPILTRAADRSKLWFAIAAVLAATGSPSARRGAGRGVITLGITSLVTNQGAKRVWKRARPNRTLVPLVRRSRRVPTSNSLPSGHSASAAAFAVAVGLENPPLGLGLALLAGLVGLSRVATGAHYPGDVFAGFGIGAGIAVLGGRLVPPIVPAKLPSTEPLVIDTPERPEGDGVVLVINPASGSGNGTRVIDEVREKLPKAEIVELGEDDNPDEVLREAAQRAEVLGVGGGDGTVACAAGVAIAEGLPLAVFPAGTFNHFAKDIGCDTVERTVTAIRSGSVSCVDLVCLNEDQMVINTASIGAYPLFVQTREKLEHKIGKPLAGMYAMLHALRKGTPVRIRYDNKTIQTSLFFLGNSVYLPSGFAPARRTRMDDGLIDVRILETGKRLSRLRILAAVTLGRLERSPLYHEIQAPEFSFEAVDGPTPMARDGEVGDDYEKASFSAKYRVLPVFRPLN, encoded by the coding sequence ATGACATCGCGAAGCTTGCTAGAAGGTCAGGGCATCCGTCAGATCACGGGCGGCCTCGGCACGCTGGACCGCGAGGTCTTCGAGGCCGTTGCTGAGTCGCCGAGCCTGCTGCTGGACAAGGCCATGCCCATCCTCACCCGCGCAGCAGACCGCTCCAAGCTGTGGTTCGCGATCGCGGCGGTCCTGGCCGCGACGGGTTCACCGTCAGCCCGCCGGGGCGCAGGCCGGGGGGTGATCACGCTGGGCATCACCAGCCTGGTGACCAATCAGGGCGCCAAGCGGGTGTGGAAGCGCGCGCGTCCCAACCGCACGCTGGTGCCGCTGGTCCGACGGTCACGCCGAGTACCTACCTCGAACTCGCTGCCCTCCGGGCATTCGGCCAGCGCAGCCGCCTTCGCCGTCGCCGTCGGCCTGGAGAATCCCCCGCTGGGCCTGGGCCTGGCTCTGCTGGCCGGGTTGGTCGGTCTATCCCGGGTGGCCACCGGAGCTCACTACCCCGGCGACGTGTTCGCCGGATTCGGCATCGGCGCTGGGATCGCCGTACTGGGCGGCCGGCTGGTTCCGCCGATCGTGCCGGCCAAGCTGCCCTCGACCGAACCGCTGGTGATCGATACCCCGGAGCGTCCCGAGGGCGACGGCGTCGTGCTCGTCATCAATCCGGCCTCGGGCAGCGGCAACGGGACCCGGGTCATCGACGAGGTCCGCGAAAAGCTGCCGAAGGCGGAGATCGTCGAACTCGGCGAGGACGACAACCCGGACGAAGTCTTGCGTGAGGCCGCCCAACGCGCCGAGGTGCTCGGAGTGGGCGGCGGTGACGGGACGGTCGCGTGCGCCGCGGGGGTGGCGATAGCAGAAGGGCTACCCCTGGCGGTCTTTCCCGCCGGGACCTTCAACCACTTCGCCAAGGACATCGGCTGCGACACCGTCGAGCGGACGGTCACGGCGATCCGTTCCGGCAGCGTGTCCTGTGTGGATCTGGTCTGCCTCAACGAGGACCAGATGGTGATCAACACTGCCAGCATCGGCGCCTACCCGTTGTTCGTTCAGACCCGGGAGAAGCTCGAGCACAAGATCGGCAAGCCGTTGGCGGGCATGTACGCGATGTTGCACGCGCTGCGTAAGGGCACACCGGTCCGAATCCGGTACGACAACAAGACTATTCAGACGTCGTTGTTCTTCCTGGGCAACTCCGTCTATCTGCCGTCGGGTTTCGCTCCGGCTCGGCGGACCCGCATGGACGACGGCCTGATCGACGTCCGCATCCTGGAAACCGGCAAGCGACTGAGCCGCCTGCGCATCCTCGCCGCGGTGACGCTCGGGCGCCTGGAACGCAGCCCGCTGTACCACGAGATCCAAGCACCGGAGTTCTCGTTCGAGGCTGTTGACGGCCCGACGCCAATGGCCCGCGACGGCGAGGTCGGCGACGACTACGAAAAGGCGTCGTTCAGCGCGAAGTATCGAGTGCTTCCCGTGTTTCGGCCGCTGAACTGA
- a CDS encoding nuclear transport factor 2 family protein, with amino-acid sequence MTGMADAEAIEAIKQVKYRYLRALDTKHWDDFADTLTEDIVGDYGSSLGEEHRFTNRKDLVEFMRKSMPAGVLTEHRVTHPEISVDGDEAEAIWYLQDRVIVPEFNFVLEGAAFYRDRYRKTPDGWKISKTGYDRTYEITMSTEALNFKATPGEAINKNP; translated from the coding sequence ATGACCGGCATGGCTGATGCGGAAGCAATCGAGGCGATCAAGCAGGTCAAGTACCGCTATCTGCGGGCACTGGACACCAAGCATTGGGACGATTTCGCCGACACTCTGACCGAGGACATCGTCGGTGACTACGGCTCCTCCCTGGGCGAGGAACACCGGTTCACCAACCGCAAGGATCTGGTCGAGTTCATGCGTAAGTCGATGCCGGCCGGGGTGCTCACCGAGCACCGGGTCACGCATCCGGAGATCAGCGTGGACGGTGACGAGGCCGAAGCAATCTGGTACCTGCAGGATCGGGTGATCGTTCCGGAATTCAATTTCGTATTGGAAGGCGCGGCGTTCTACCGCGACCGCTACCGCAAAACCCCTGACGGCTGGAAGATTTCCAAGACCGGATACGACCGCACTTACGAAATCACCATGTCGACCGAGGCATTGAACTTCAAGGCGACCCCGGGCGAAGCGATCAACAAAAATCCCTAG
- a CDS encoding L,D-transpeptidase: protein MRQVVVSICAAFSAALLALSSAPPSHAETPWFQANVGNASQVLSVVSTGGSTAKMDVWQRGANGWQPVLVGVPTHVGANGMVPQSHDGESKTPMGIFTLDFAFGTQPNPGGGLEYVQVTRDHWWDGDMKSPTYNTMQVCKKADCPFDTNPASGTENLYIPQYAHAIVMGVNKARVPGNGGAFFVHTTDGGPTAGCVSLDDDTLVKIMRWLQPGALIAVAK from the coding sequence ATGCGCCAAGTCGTCGTCTCGATCTGTGCTGCCTTCAGCGCGGCACTGCTGGCGCTGTCCTCGGCCCCGCCCAGCCATGCCGAAACCCCGTGGTTCCAAGCCAACGTCGGCAATGCCAGCCAGGTGCTCTCCGTCGTCAGCACCGGCGGATCCACCGCCAAGATGGACGTTTGGCAGCGCGGTGCCAACGGCTGGCAGCCCGTCCTGGTTGGCGTCCCCACCCACGTCGGCGCCAACGGAATGGTTCCGCAGTCCCATGACGGCGAATCGAAAACTCCCATGGGCATCTTCACCCTCGACTTCGCCTTCGGCACTCAGCCCAACCCCGGCGGTGGCCTCGAGTACGTCCAGGTCACCCGCGACCATTGGTGGGACGGCGATATGAAGAGCCCGACCTACAACACCATGCAGGTCTGCAAGAAGGCCGACTGCCCGTTCGACACCAACCCGGCCAGCGGTACCGAGAACCTCTACATTCCGCAGTACGCCCACGCAATCGTGATGGGCGTCAACAAAGCTCGCGTCCCCGGCAACGGCGGCGCCTTCTTCGTCCACACCACCGACGGCGGCCCCACCGCGGGATGCGTTTCGCTCGACGACGACACCCTCGTCAAGATCATGCGCTGGCTGCAGCCCGGCGCGCTGATCGCCGTCGCCAAGTAG
- a CDS encoding TetR/AcrR family transcriptional regulator, producing the protein MKSLGTPPTRQTHAPRKRGNDTRALIIDETVRCVVEEGFQAATAKHVAERAGVTWGVIQYHFGDRNGLLMAVVDEGVAGLLKSLGEADVADLGLRERIEVVVETAFRCYSSPTSLAAFEILRATRGTHGDAAKRHLMEINTAINQLGRLISDDPGVAEVIWSSLRGMVLVEMIVDSHLEWERERRLLVDMVTRYLQG; encoded by the coding sequence GTGAAATCGCTGGGCACTCCTCCCACGCGGCAGACCCATGCGCCGCGCAAGCGCGGAAACGACACCCGCGCGCTGATCATCGACGAGACCGTCCGCTGCGTGGTTGAAGAGGGATTTCAGGCTGCGACGGCCAAGCATGTCGCGGAGCGCGCAGGGGTCACCTGGGGCGTGATCCAGTACCACTTCGGCGACCGCAACGGTCTGCTCATGGCAGTGGTCGACGAAGGCGTGGCCGGGTTACTGAAGAGCCTCGGTGAGGCCGACGTCGCGGACCTCGGCTTGCGGGAGCGGATCGAGGTCGTCGTCGAGACGGCGTTCCGCTGCTACAGCAGCCCGACGTCGTTGGCGGCGTTCGAGATTCTGCGGGCCACCCGCGGCACCCATGGCGATGCCGCCAAACGACACCTGATGGAGATCAACACCGCGATCAATCAACTGGGGCGACTGATCTCCGATGATCCGGGAGTGGCCGAAGTGATCTGGTCGTCGCTGCGCGGCATGGTGCTGGTCGAGATGATCGTCGACTCGCACCTGGAGTGGGAGCGGGAACGTCGGCTCCTGGTCGACATGGTCACGCGGTATCTGCAGGGCTGA
- a CDS encoding sulfatase, translating to MSRDNLLIVHWHDLGRCLGVYGYPGVSSPRLDQLASEGILFTRAHATAPLCSPARGSLFTGRYPHSNGLVGLAHHGFEYRAGVRTLPHILHENGWYSALFGMQHETSFPARLGYDEFDVSNSYCEYVVERAQEWLTESAPLAQVNPFLLTAGFFETHRPYPHDRYEPADTADVDVPDFLPDTPEVRGDLADFYGSIAVADAAVGRLLDTLDDTGLAANTWVVFLTDHGPAFPRAKSTLYDAGTGIATIIRPPRRLQNAPLVYDELFSGVDLMPTLLDLVGIGPGEDVEGLSHAANLLAGQHNTVRDHVYTEKTYHDSYDPIRAIRTKKYSYIENYAQRPLLDLPLDIEESPSGHAVEPFINGPRPARELYDLEADPAESINLLTAGASEEVETIAEELAVRLNDWRQKTGDAIPSEFAGTRIAARYTETYFEIHGFTLTSRSAVASERGLEDEIGFPQ from the coding sequence GTGAGCCGGGACAACCTGCTGATCGTCCACTGGCATGATCTGGGCCGTTGCCTGGGTGTCTACGGATATCCGGGGGTGTCGAGCCCGCGCCTGGACCAGCTCGCCTCCGAGGGCATTCTGTTCACCCGCGCGCACGCCACCGCTCCGTTGTGTTCCCCGGCGCGCGGATCCCTCTTCACCGGCCGCTATCCGCACAGCAACGGACTGGTCGGCTTGGCGCATCACGGTTTCGAATACCGCGCCGGGGTGCGTACCCTGCCCCATATTCTCCATGAGAATGGTTGGTACTCAGCACTTTTCGGCATGCAACACGAAACATCGTTCCCGGCGCGACTGGGGTACGACGAGTTCGACGTGTCCAACTCCTACTGCGAATATGTCGTCGAACGCGCTCAGGAGTGGCTGACCGAGAGCGCGCCACTGGCGCAGGTCAACCCCTTCCTGCTGACCGCCGGGTTCTTCGAAACCCACCGGCCGTATCCACATGATCGCTACGAGCCGGCTGATACCGCCGACGTCGACGTTCCCGATTTCCTCCCCGACACCCCTGAGGTACGGGGTGACCTCGCGGACTTCTACGGCTCGATTGCCGTCGCCGACGCCGCGGTCGGCCGCTTGCTGGACACTCTCGACGACACGGGACTGGCTGCCAACACCTGGGTGGTGTTCCTGACCGACCACGGGCCGGCGTTCCCGCGCGCGAAGTCCACCCTCTACGACGCCGGGACGGGGATCGCGACGATCATCCGGCCGCCACGGCGGCTCCAGAACGCACCACTGGTTTACGACGAGCTGTTCAGTGGCGTCGACCTGATGCCGACCCTGCTGGACCTGGTCGGCATCGGCCCCGGCGAGGATGTCGAAGGACTGTCGCACGCCGCCAATCTGCTTGCCGGGCAGCATAATACCGTCCGCGATCACGTATACACCGAGAAGACGTATCACGACTCCTACGACCCCATCCGCGCGATCCGCACCAAGAAGTACAGCTACATCGAAAATTACGCGCAACGACCACTGCTGGACCTGCCGCTGGATATCGAGGAAAGCCCATCAGGGCACGCAGTAGAACCATTCATCAACGGCCCTCGCCCGGCCCGCGAGCTCTACGACCTCGAGGCCGACCCGGCCGAGTCGATCAATCTGCTGACGGCCGGCGCGAGTGAGGAAGTCGAGACCATCGCCGAGGAGCTCGCGGTCCGCCTGAACGATTGGCGCCAGAAGACCGGCGACGCCATTCCGTCTGAGTTCGCCGGCACCCGTATCGCAGCCCGCTACACCGAAACTTATTTCGAGATCCACGGCTTTACCCTGACGAGCAGATCGGCTGTCGCCTCGGAACGAGGTTTAGAAGATGAAATCGGCTTCCCGCAATAG
- the wrbA gene encoding NAD(P)H:quinone oxidoreductase gives MTKLAVIYYSATGHGTAMASRVVAAAESAGAEVRLRHIAETRDPASFAQNPAWTANYETTKDKPAASGDDIVWADAVIFGTPTRFGSPAAQFRTFIDSLGGLWAQGKLADKVYAAFTSSQTAHGGQETTLLALYITLMHFGGILVPPGYTDPVKFGDGNPYGVSHITGPENKNEINEATEAALDHLARRVVSVAGRLQGS, from the coding sequence ATGACAAAGCTCGCGGTCATCTACTACTCGGCCACCGGCCACGGCACCGCGATGGCCAGCAGAGTCGTTGCGGCCGCTGAATCAGCGGGTGCCGAGGTGCGTCTTCGGCACATCGCCGAGACCCGCGACCCGGCATCCTTCGCTCAGAACCCGGCGTGGACGGCCAACTACGAAACGACGAAGGACAAACCTGCTGCGTCCGGCGACGATATCGTCTGGGCCGACGCAGTCATTTTCGGGACTCCCACCCGATTCGGTTCTCCCGCAGCGCAATTCCGCACGTTCATCGACTCGTTGGGCGGTTTGTGGGCGCAGGGCAAGCTCGCTGACAAGGTCTACGCGGCGTTCACGTCCTCACAAACCGCCCACGGTGGGCAAGAGACCACCCTGCTCGCCCTGTACATCACGCTGATGCACTTCGGTGGCATCCTCGTGCCGCCGGGTTACACCGATCCGGTGAAGTTCGGCGACGGCAACCCCTACGGAGTCAGTCACATCACCGGTCCGGAGAACAAGAACGAGATCAACGAGGCAACAGAGGCCGCACTCGACCATCTTGCCCGTCGCGTGGTCAGTGTCGCTGGGCGCCTGCAGGGAAGTTAG
- a CDS encoding phosphatase PAP2 family protein, translating to MASKKTWLIASLVVAVAVYATMWVGYALSWAWLDAVDTDLLQAFHNIGASRPSWVSFWVVFCAVFGPNGFRVVALVLVIVALVRRKVATALFLVISIGLMGAVTEGAKYLAGRPRPATALAHGSSTSFPSGHALGVMVGVLALLTVLWPHLSQRLRLVLAVVGGALVLVVGVARVVLNVHHPSDVLAGWALGYVYFLLCVRLVPPRGLSSAAETREALDTSR from the coding sequence ATGGCATCGAAAAAAACATGGCTGATCGCGTCGCTCGTCGTCGCTGTGGCCGTCTACGCGACGATGTGGGTCGGGTACGCCCTGAGCTGGGCGTGGCTGGATGCCGTCGACACCGACCTGCTGCAGGCGTTCCACAATATCGGTGCCTCGCGCCCGAGCTGGGTGTCGTTCTGGGTGGTGTTCTGCGCGGTGTTCGGGCCGAATGGCTTTCGGGTGGTCGCGCTGGTGTTGGTCATCGTCGCGTTGGTGCGCCGCAAAGTGGCCACCGCGCTGTTCTTGGTGATCAGCATCGGACTGATGGGCGCCGTCACCGAAGGTGCGAAGTACCTTGCCGGCCGGCCGCGGCCGGCGACGGCGCTGGCCCACGGATCGTCGACGTCGTTTCCGTCCGGGCACGCACTGGGTGTGATGGTCGGCGTGCTCGCCCTGCTCACGGTGCTGTGGCCGCACCTGAGCCAGCGGCTCAGGCTGGTGCTGGCCGTCGTAGGGGGCGCGTTGGTCCTCGTCGTCGGAGTGGCGCGGGTGGTGCTCAACGTCCATCACCCGTCTGACGTGCTGGCCGGCTGGGCCCTCGGCTACGTCTACTTCCTGCTCTGTGTACGGCTGGTGCCGCCGCGTGGGCTCAGTTCAGCGGCCGAAACACGGGAAGCACTCGATACTTCGCGCTGA
- the cysC gene encoding adenylyl-sulfate kinase, producing MTSATRQLLRIATAGSVDDGKSTLIGRLLHDTDSLPLDHLEAVTDEEGVADLAALSDGLRAEREQGITIDVAYRFFSTDTRSYILADTPGHERYTRNMFTGASNAHVAILLVDARAGVLRQTRRHARIAKLVGIKHFVATINKIDLVGFDQARFSEVEDQLRQLSARLGGLDLTVIPIAAKHGDNVVHRSTQTPWYDGPTLLEYLEQVELSAPQAEQRRLRLPIQWVSRPTAEQRRRYTGRLSAGTLTVGDPVISLPSGTRSVVTAVDTLDDARTTAVAPLSVSVELADDIDVGRGDVLVSGLDDANLPTLARELDATVCWFTDTPLRAGDRVALKQGTRTVRATVQSLHSRLDPETLDELDGPVELAINDIGSITLRTSSIVVADPYVEDRDNGAFILIDERSNDTVGAGTILEAREVKPGEQTRNDIKWHPSSLDREFRWNATQQRGATIWFTGLPASGKSTLAVAVERALVESGQVAYLLDGDNIRHGLSDDLGFSAGDRAENIRRVGHLTRLFADSGVVALASLVSPLKSDRDIARALNDAAKLPFIEVWVSTPVSECEKRDPKGLYKRARAGELKGLTGVDGPYEPPEDADLVVDTTGADIDDLVKQVLALLDEKRQPRT from the coding sequence ATGACATCGGCGACACGTCAGCTGCTGAGAATCGCGACCGCAGGCTCAGTCGACGACGGTAAGAGCACCCTGATCGGCAGGCTGCTGCACGACACCGACAGCCTGCCGCTCGACCACCTCGAGGCGGTCACCGACGAGGAGGGCGTGGCCGACCTGGCCGCGTTGTCCGACGGTCTGCGTGCCGAACGCGAGCAGGGCATCACGATTGATGTTGCCTACCGGTTCTTTTCGACAGACACCCGCAGCTACATCCTCGCCGACACCCCCGGCCATGAGCGCTACACCCGCAACATGTTCACCGGCGCATCCAATGCCCATGTCGCGATCCTGCTCGTCGACGCTCGCGCGGGTGTCCTCCGGCAGACCCGGCGGCATGCCCGAATCGCCAAGCTCGTGGGCATCAAGCACTTCGTGGCCACAATCAACAAGATTGACCTCGTCGGCTTCGACCAGGCGCGGTTCAGTGAGGTCGAAGATCAGTTGCGGCAGTTGTCGGCTCGTCTGGGTGGCCTCGATCTGACGGTCATTCCGATTGCGGCCAAGCATGGCGACAATGTCGTGCACCGGTCGACGCAGACGCCCTGGTATGACGGGCCGACGCTGCTGGAGTACCTGGAGCAGGTGGAGTTGTCGGCGCCACAGGCCGAGCAGCGCCGGCTCCGGCTGCCCATTCAGTGGGTGTCGCGACCGACTGCCGAGCAACGCCGCCGATACACCGGGCGGCTCTCCGCCGGCACGCTGACAGTCGGCGATCCGGTCATTTCGCTTCCATCCGGCACTCGTTCGGTAGTGACCGCCGTCGATACCCTCGATGATGCGCGAACGACTGCCGTTGCCCCACTGTCGGTTTCGGTAGAACTCGCCGATGACATCGACGTCGGACGCGGCGATGTTCTGGTCAGCGGACTCGATGACGCGAACCTGCCGACCCTGGCGCGCGAACTGGACGCCACCGTGTGCTGGTTCACCGACACGCCGCTGCGGGCCGGCGACCGGGTGGCACTCAAGCAGGGCACGCGGACGGTGCGGGCCACCGTCCAGTCGTTGCACAGCCGCCTGGACCCCGAGACCCTCGACGAGCTCGACGGCCCAGTTGAGCTGGCCATCAACGACATCGGTTCGATCACGCTGCGCACCAGCTCGATCGTGGTGGCCGACCCTTACGTCGAGGACCGCGACAACGGCGCCTTCATCCTGATCGACGAGCGCTCGAACGACACCGTCGGCGCCGGCACGATCCTCGAGGCTCGTGAAGTCAAGCCGGGTGAGCAGACCCGCAATGACATCAAATGGCACCCATCCTCACTGGATCGTGAATTCCGCTGGAATGCAACGCAACAACGCGGCGCAACGATCTGGTTCACGGGCCTGCCCGCATCGGGCAAATCGACCCTGGCCGTCGCCGTCGAACGCGCACTCGTCGAGTCGGGTCAGGTGGCCTACCTGCTCGACGGCGACAACATCCGTCACGGCCTGTCCGACGACCTCGGTTTCTCAGCCGGTGACCGTGCCGAAAACATCCGCAGGGTTGGTCATCTCACCCGGTTGTTCGCCGACTCGGGAGTCGTCGCGCTCGCGTCGTTGGTGTCGCCGTTGAAGTCGGACCGTGACATCGCGCGCGCCCTCAACGACGCGGCCAAGCTGCCCTTCATCGAAGTGTGGGTGTCCACACCGGTGAGCGAATGCGAAAAGCGTGACCCCAAAGGGCTGTACAAGCGGGCACGTGCCGGTGAGCTGAAGGGGCTGACCGGCGTGGATGGCCCCTATGAGCCACCCGAGGACGCCGACCTGGTGGTCGACACCACCGGCGCCGACATCGACGATCTGGTCAAACAGGTGCTGGCGTTGCTCGACGAGAAACGTCAGCCTCGCACCTGA
- a CDS encoding Stf0 family sulfotransferase, translated as MPDHPTAYLVLASQRSGSTLLVESLRATGVAGEPQEFFQYLPTTSMSPQPREWFADTDDESILRLLDPIVEGKPDLAPAEIWRDYIRTVGRTPNGIWGGKLMWNQTPLLLSRAKDLPARSGSGLLSAIRDVVGSDPVLIHVYRPDVISQAVSFWRAVQTRVWRGRPDPVRDARAEYHARAIAYVVQMLREQEEGWRNWFAEEDVHPIDVPYPVLWRNLTDVVGQILEALGLDRRLAPAPVLERQADQRSDEWVDRYRADAEREGLPT; from the coding sequence ATGCCCGATCATCCGACCGCCTACCTCGTACTCGCCTCCCAGCGAAGCGGCAGCACGCTGCTGGTCGAGTCGTTGCGAGCCACCGGCGTCGCCGGAGAACCCCAGGAGTTCTTCCAGTACCTGCCGACCACCAGCATGTCGCCGCAGCCCAGGGAGTGGTTTGCCGACACCGATGACGAATCGATTCTGCGATTGCTCGATCCGATCGTCGAAGGCAAGCCGGACCTGGCCCCGGCGGAAATCTGGCGGGACTACATCCGCACTGTCGGCCGCACTCCCAACGGCATCTGGGGCGGCAAACTGATGTGGAACCAAACCCCGCTGTTGCTCAGCCGCGCCAAGGACCTGCCGGCGCGGTCAGGGTCGGGTCTGCTGTCGGCCATCCGCGACGTCGTCGGCAGCGATCCGGTACTGATCCACGTCTACCGCCCGGACGTGATCTCCCAAGCGGTGTCGTTCTGGCGAGCGGTCCAGACCCGAGTCTGGCGGGGCCGACCCGATCCGGTGCGTGACGCCAGAGCCGAATACCACGCCAGGGCGATCGCCTACGTGGTGCAGATGCTCCGCGAGCAGGAGGAAGGCTGGCGCAACTGGTTCGCCGAGGAGGACGTCCATCCCATCGACGTTCCCTATCCGGTGTTGTGGCGCAACCTGACTGACGTCGTCGGCCAGATCCTCGAAGCGCTCGGACTGGACCGCAGACTCGCGCCCGCACCCGTCCTGGAGCGCCAGGCGGATCAGCGCTCCGACGAATGGGTAGACCGCTACCGTGCCGATGCAGAAAGAGAGGGCCTGCCGACATGA
- the cysD gene encoding sulfate adenylyltransferase subunit CysD, whose product MTAEATTVDTTHVDELRLLEAESVHIIREVVAELQRPVLLFSAGKDSIVLLRLAEKAFRPSPLPFPVLHVDTGHNFDEVIEFRDRRVTGEGHKLIVASVQESIDTGRVADPGPGASRNRQQTRTLLDALEAGEFDAAFGGARRDEERARAKERILSFRDEFGQWDPRAQRPEPWSLYNGRIKKGEQVRVFPLSNWTELDIWRYIELEDLELPSIYFAHEREVFERDGILLAVSEYAQPQGDERSRVEWVRYRTVGDLTITGAVRSEATGIDGVIAEISAATVSERGETRADDRTSVAAMEDRKREGYF is encoded by the coding sequence ATGACCGCGGAAGCCACCACCGTGGACACCACCCACGTCGACGAATTGCGGCTGCTGGAAGCCGAATCCGTGCACATCATCCGGGAAGTCGTCGCCGAGCTTCAGCGCCCGGTGCTGCTGTTCTCTGCCGGTAAGGACTCGATTGTCCTGTTGCGGTTGGCGGAGAAGGCATTTCGTCCCTCTCCCCTGCCCTTTCCGGTGCTACACGTCGACACTGGGCACAACTTCGACGAGGTCATCGAGTTCCGGGATCGCCGGGTCACCGGTGAGGGCCACAAATTGATCGTCGCTTCGGTGCAGGAGTCGATCGACACCGGCCGGGTCGCCGACCCGGGACCCGGTGCGTCCCGGAACCGTCAGCAGACCCGCACCTTGCTCGACGCCCTGGAGGCCGGCGAATTCGACGCCGCATTCGGCGGCGCACGTCGCGACGAGGAGCGAGCCCGGGCCAAGGAGCGGATCCTGAGCTTCCGCGACGAGTTCGGTCAGTGGGATCCACGCGCCCAACGCCCCGAGCCCTGGTCGCTCTACAACGGGCGCATCAAGAAGGGCGAGCAGGTTCGGGTCTTCCCGCTGAGCAACTGGACCGAGCTGGACATCTGGCGCTACATCGAGCTCGAGGACCTCGAGCTACCGTCGATCTACTTCGCCCACGAGCGTGAAGTTTTCGAACGCGACGGCATCCTGCTGGCGGTGTCCGAATACGCCCAGCCGCAGGGTGACGAACGCTCCCGGGTCGAATGGGTCCGTTACCGCACTGTCGGCGATCTGACCATCACCGGAGCGGTGCGCTCCGAAGCCACCGGTATCGACGGCGTCATTGCTGAAATCTCAGCCGCGACGGTCTCAGAGCGCGGCGAGACCCGCGCCGACGACCGCACGTCGGTCGCCGCCATGGAAGACCGCAAACGCGAAGGTTATTTCTGA
- a CDS encoding DUF5631 domain-containing protein — protein MQPQAPIHPESMAAPPMAPTAPTAAPLFESAHAAPTYDAAQAPAAPPAEAPQAYVAAPAAQAPVMPSTAAPVAPQGPLPAYGADLRPPTATAPAAPAMPTAAAPGSAPVHPSAGTQLNQPAVVRQAPQGATTAAPAPAGLTENAVAATTTGALAGASAVQTQAQQRLNRLLDAVARQEPKLRWAIGDRDDSNTVLATDLASGWIPPHVEIPTGIKLLKPGNRSKTLDALLGETTVTAAYSPGQYLTPAEDAEPTQMSIRARDTEEVEDLGWELSQATKWRDGLPRLAHTLAKAASTGTGYLDSEVELLREHLAAVSRQVLGDYPEHVDPANVGNWQLLATIDALIKGERTAANYHFAWFQALNLALKGEVHR, from the coding sequence ATGCAGCCGCAGGCCCCGATCCATCCGGAGAGCATGGCCGCACCGCCGATGGCGCCGACAGCGCCGACCGCAGCGCCGCTCTTCGAAAGCGCCCACGCCGCACCGACTTACGACGCCGCCCAGGCACCTGCCGCGCCGCCAGCCGAGGCGCCGCAGGCCTACGTCGCCGCCCCTGCCGCCCAAGCGCCTGTCATGCCGTCGACTGCTGCTCCCGTCGCTCCTCAAGGTCCGCTGCCCGCCTACGGCGCCGACCTTCGCCCGCCGACAGCCACCGCGCCCGCTGCCCCAGCCATGCCGACCGCCGCAGCACCGGGTAGCGCCCCAGTGCACCCGTCGGCAGGCACCCAGCTCAACCAGCCCGCCGTGGTCCGCCAAGCTCCACAAGGTGCCACAACTGCAGCCCCGGCACCCGCGGGTCTCACCGAAAACGCCGTCGCCGCAACCACAACCGGTGCGTTGGCCGGTGCCAGCGCCGTCCAGACCCAAGCCCAGCAGCGCCTCAACCGACTCCTCGACGCCGTCGCCCGTCAAGAACCCAAGCTGCGCTGGGCCATCGGTGATCGCGACGACAGCAACACCGTCCTGGCCACCGACCTTGCCAGCGGGTGGATCCCGCCGCACGTCGAAATCCCCACCGGCATCAAGCTTTTGAAACCCGGCAACCGCAGCAAGACACTCGACGCCCTCCTCGGCGAGACCACCGTCACCGCCGCCTACTCCCCCGGCCAATACCTGACACCAGCCGAGGACGCCGAACCCACCCAGATGTCCATCCGCGCCCGCGACACCGAAGAGGTCGAAGACCTCGGCTGGGAACTCTCCCAAGCCACCAAGTGGCGCGACGGCCTACCGCGACTGGCCCACACCCTGGCCAAAGCCGCATCGACCGGCACCGGCTACCTCGACTCCGAAGTTGAGCTCCTCCGCGAGCACCTCGCGGCGGTTTCCCGGCAAGTTCTGGGTGACTACCCCGAGCATGTCGACCCCGCTAATGTCGGCAACTGGCAGCTCTTGGCGACCATCGATGCACTGATCAAGGGCGAAAGGACCGCTGCCAACTACCACTTCGCGTGGTTCCAGGCCCTGAACCTGGCGCTGAAGGGAGAAGTGCACCGATGA